The Gouania willdenowi chromosome 5, fGouWil2.1, whole genome shotgun sequence sequence CGATTTACCTCATCACCATTCACACCCAAAACGATCTAAGCTAACACACAGGTTTCCCTTTTTCTCcatgaaaaacacatgaataaaataaataacagtcaATACAACATTCATCAGTTACTGTGATATTTCTGAATATTTTCCAACCaattgttattgtcacttaaaaataaAGAGATGAAAATATGTACATAACATGGGAAATTCCTGTATTAGTTCAAGTTTAGTGCAATAACAATTGTGATATGCCGACCTCAGCATATTTCAAAAGCATTGGATATGTACTTTATCATACAGTACACACAGTGATTCTAATAGACATATTCATATTTTCATTGTAATAAAGTAAAAGTCCTgatgaacaacaaaaacaactcaaGTAAACGTAGTCCTGATTTCCTTAATAACTATACACTGAGTGGAGGAGTGATGAACGTTACAGCagaattttattcattttaatttgtaataaaacaTCTGGACggtatgatttaaaaaaaatgttgttctttATTTGCTGCCCCAGATCAAATAGTCTATGGACCAGTAACGGTCCACAACCCAGTGGTTAGGGACCTTTTAACAGTACCttttttcaatataaaataaagattaaaaagataaagataacCTTTATTGGTCCCACAAGGGGACATTTGcacagtttcagcagcagataaataaaaaaaatttaaaaaaataaaacagcataacaaaaaataagatataaacacactagggatgtcctgatacaactttttcattttcatacatacttttgttacttattttgtagtgtggtgttagaaaaggcttgatcaactgatgtttctcaaacagagaacaatagtcaacaatagTAGGAGataaactgacccatttattattaaccaattggttacatacatttaaatattcaacataatatctacagtattcgacaattgaataaaaaaaaatttatccgatatttgttttcaggctgatatcggaccgatatccgatattgattcgggacacctctaatacACACATGGGCCTTGGTCATAAATtcgaaattacaaaaaaaaaaaaaattttaaaaaaataacaataaaaacacaaacaacatcaACAAGTAAGTAAAGGTTTGCTCACCTTGTTCAACCTTAGTTCTCTTTCAGTTTGGTTTTgcttaaattaataaatgtcatCTAAATTATTTTTGATGGATCAACTTCCTGTATGGATGTTATCAGTGATTATAGAAGATGTTGTGGATATTTTCTTCCTTCCAATCATTTCATCTCAATATTAAGAGCACTTCaacattttctaaataattAACCAATTTCAAGTTTAAACAGCTCCTTTTTTGGGGGGCCATACATTTCTGTCTAAGTcctattattagttttttaaacttacatttacatttgtaaCTTCCTTTTAGTGCCTGTTGGATGACTGCAACAGTTCATCTCCAGTACAAAACTACTTCCCTGATGCATGTGTTGCTCTCACCATAAggtcagacacacagacagacagacagacagacagacagacaggtcaGTAAAATTACCAACATGTGCCGTGATTAACTGCGTAAAATGCGTAAAATGCGCACAGAGATGGACGACGATTACACAACAAACTCACTCATCATCGAGATGTTTTGTCCAACAACTTGAGAAAACATCTCCAGCCTGTGTCTATGACACTGATCTTTCTCCATTACACTGGTCTCACATTGTGTCCGAACGGTTTGACCGTTTTTTCTCACCATTTAAGGAGAACTGAGTCACTTTAAGAGCATGAAGGCAAAAGTTTACCTCGGCGGTGGGAAAACGCTCAGATGTCCAGCTCCCAGTCGGTCAGCAGAGCAGAGACACCACCATGCCTGCTCGGCTGCTGTGATCCAACCTTCATCCAACCCTCtgctgctctgctgctgctctgctgtGCCGTGTGTCGGTGTGTGAGGCTGAGGAGCAGCCTGGCTTTCTGCCACCTCCGTTTCTCTAAGTGTTGATGTCTGTCAGTGAAGCTCCACACACTCCCAGACTAAAGTGTGAACTGTTATCTGACCAGAGGAGAAAAAACTGGCCTGTTTACAaccaaaagtgaacaaaaatcatcacaagctgaagaagaagaagaaaatagcAAGTTAGACATTTTAATCCACTTTGTTCAAAATTCGGACAAACGAAGCCAATAATATCCTAATTATTGCGTTTTTAGGCTCAGATAGGAAAGAGTTAACCACCCCTACCCAGCTGACTGACCACGTGACTTTGCGGAAGTAGGAGCGTAAACACAGTGTGTTGTTAGTGTTCACGTGCAGTGTGTGTAGAAATGTTGTGTTGCACAGTGTTGTTTGTGGTGTGTGGGTTTGTCAGTAAGGTGGGGGGTGCTCAGAGCTCCAGTGGGGCCGACACACAGGAGCTCATCCCGGGAGAAGCATCGAGCTGCGGCTGTGACCAGCTGAAGAGAGCCGCTGGAGCTGCGGAGGtgaaagaggaagaggatggaGCAAAACGAGCAGGAAAATACTCCAAACACACGAATGAGAGGACGACTGAAGCCCAGCAGGGCACACAGAGTCAGGTGGGTTCTCAACACCTGGGTAGGCACCCATAAGTGGGTCGTGGACGCATTTTCTGTGGATCGTTTTACTGAGTAAAGACAGGAAACATCTTCTGTTTTCCGTTATCTGGTTCCTAACTTCTTAACAAGTGCAGTGttttcatgttagtttttttgttcaaaaggaagccaaataaaatatttttttaaatattattacttttagCTTCACCAGCAGGTGGTATTCATCCAACGTATTTTTATTTGAGCATACAATGATGttctaaaatacaataaatagggatgtcccgatacaacttttaccttgagtattggccaatatcgatatcaatccgatacgatatcaacactaatcatacatacttttattacttatgttgtagtgtggaatgttagaaaaggctcgaTTACTAACtaaccttttagaataagaatattctatgactgaataaaatagattaaaagataaaatagaagatattgaaaaaatgtatccaaaaaaacaatatatattatatcggagattttaaatgcagttcgattaatccgatattcgttttttggctgatattgcaccaatatctgatatcaatatcggatcgggacacccctgacaataaatacaattttttttttatcttaagaAAGCATAAAACTTGGGTGGAAAAATCTGCAAATTCTCACTAACTTTACCACAAAATTGCCCTAAATTACAGAAGAAAAACAGATGGAAGAGGAgggaactgatatctgtcagCTATTGCTTAGATGTTGTCAGAGTCTTACCAACTGTTTATATCCATTAtctgtggaagtgcaaactaggccACAATAATGTTATCCATCTGAAATGTGTGGCCGACTTCatatcaaactgctccgtattagAAGAAAACCTGTTATTTTTACACCTATGGTTCaactttgtcctttttttatttagccATTACagttgacccccccccccccactaatATCTAACTTTCTGCTCATCCTGTGATTAATATTCTACTGTGTGTCTGAAAAAGCTGCAATGATTGAGTTGAGGCTTTGCAGTCATTGTTGAAGGTGTACCTCTCCTCCTGGTGCTTTGAGTCCCTTTAAAACACAGCAGTGTGCTGGAAAAACCCTCAGCAACATTCCATTATTGGCTCTGAATAACAGTCAGGGACGACGATCTAAAGCAAGCAGATCAAACTGATGAGCAGCAGTgggattagggctgggcgatatatccagttttctattttggcgatataaaaaatgacattattgcctatattgatatgttttgttttttcatcgcctattttgtaataaaatactcattttaggcgtcgctgctttcgttacttcccagaacagcatgaaaagatGATccctgagtgtgtcctaacccagaccttcatctgaACAAGCCACATTAAagagctcactcacacgtgctgtcccttagaggagataaagcctaaagtggcacatattgtgcagctgttgtgtaatttttttaacttctgtgtattttgctgtcctatgtatttttgttattcttttgtgtatttttccacttattttggatgtctttctgagtcgtttagtgtattttttggtatgtGTGTTCTTGGATTGTTGTCgtcccattgtgtatttaatcaccttttgtgtcttttgttgttcttttgtttgtttttgttcttttttgtatttctgtggtcccattgtgcattttttcctctttttgtgtatttttgtggttcttttatgtcatttctctgtgtttttctaggttttctttgtgtattttttattgttttaggtatttttgttgtctgtcatttttttttttctttttgtgtattttgttgtcctattaagtatctgtgttgttattttgtgtacttctctgttaatttgtggtttttttttcatttcgtgtattttttgctgtcattttgtgcatttacttttgggtgtcactagttgcccatgtttgtgataaacgcacgttattttattttatttttttttatcattcttaaaacactgtgatgttattttagcctgtgtggcattttgcatcagcaaatttaacccagaattgtctttctgggcAGACTTCATTTGATTGAAAGATTGACATTTATATTgtgtatcaccattttgagaaaaaaatattaaaatgtgaattttagtctatatcacccagccctaactgGGATGAAATAAAACCAGACCTTTTTAGTTCTTGGTCTACACAAACTTGTAAAGAAGGTTGGATCTAATAATGTAATGTTCACAGCACACCTGGTGATTGGGTATTACTCGTCTACTGTATTCCCTGTTTGCAGATGGTGCATATCCCTGGAGGAGAGTTCCTCTTTGGAACAGATGACCCTGGGATTCCTGCAGACGGTGAGGGACCCCAAAGGCTGGTGCACGTGGACTCTTTCTATATGGACGTCCAGGAAGTCACAAACCAACAGTTTGAGGGGTTCGTCAATGCAACAGGATACCGCACAGAGGTACCAGACCATTTCTATAACCATCAGAACCACTGGAACCACCATTTTGTCAGATCACAGGATTTTCCACAACCACCTACTATGAGTTGTGTTTGCAGTGGGTGTTTTAGGCAAATGTGCAGgactattttatatttaacagctGCTCAGAGTTAGACCTAATCAATAGTGTTTCATGTGATCTCTCTGTTTCTGGATTAAGGCAGAGACATTTGGAGATTCCTTTGTGTTTGAAGGAAGTTTGAGCGAAGCAGTGAAAAACGAAATCACTCAAGCAGTAAGTCTATTATTTAACACCTCACTTTCATTAGATCTACACCAGTACGCAGTATTATCTGCTATGATATATGCATTTGGATTGATTCATTTCtccacatgttttttgttgaagAAACACATTTGTGCTTATCttaatcaatattattaatcactgtcatcattattatcataaatatgtatattatgatatatacagtatatttgaataaatattaaaactacattTCCATTAGTAATCATGAATATTCTCtagttttactgcattttatcatgtttaccaagtgggattttttatttttattttaagaaaacaactttcagtttttttgaGTTTCCAAGAAAACCCAAACTCTCTCTAAAGCTGCACTTAGATATATAGGATAAAGTATCTTATTTTCAGTGAAATTTCAAATAGATCAACAGTTTCCTGCACATATGCATGTCAGTGCTGCTTTATATAAAGATAAACCCATTCATATTGTTGTCATTAGGTGGCTGCTGCCCCCTGGTGGCTGCCAGTCAAAGGTGCAAGCTGGAGACACCCTGAGGGTCCAGACTCAAACATTACAGAGAGGTAAGTGGAACATTTTGAGAATGttctttaaataattgtttttttaaagtagcaATCATGAACAAATTCCACTCTCAGGCAGCaacttttatgtaatttttcagGATGGATCATCCTGTCTTACATGTCTCCTGGGCGGATGCCGTTGCCTTCTGTACCTGGGTCAACAAGAGGCTTCCCACAGAGGCAGAGTGGGAGCTCGCCTGCAGGGGAGGGCTTAAAGACAGGTATAACACCTCCATACATGTACCCAGCACAACCATGTGCACTCCACAGGgttacataatacacaaaatactccCAAATTacacaaacgcacaaaatgacaccaaaaagatacaaaacaacagaaaaaatccacaaaaatgaaagacaaatggataaaacgacaacaaaaatgtattaataccttattaactttattctcaacgctgacatgaatgttgaggATGATAATGTCGCCCTCGGTtcagacaatcatatttttgtggcccacgCTGTCACAAAAGCTGCTCATTTCTGCCCTAAAGTGTGAGACCTGTTACTCCCCTAAAAGGATGTGTAAGAGTAGCTTTTATCAacctgtgtgcgtgcgtgtgtgtgtgtgtgtgcgcgcctgCGTGTAGACTCTACCCGTGGGGAAACAAGTTAAAGCCAAAAGAACAACACTATGCCAACTTGTGGCAGGGAGATTTCCCCACACACAACTCAGCCGAGGATGGATTCATCCAAACATCACCGgtaagatggatggatgattttgTGTGagttaatcacaaaaaaatcatttataaacattACAAATTGTTATTGTTGCCCAGCACTAATACTttttcatattattgttgacCAAGAACCCAAAATGTGAGACGATGACTaaacatttttatcagataCAGGAAAGGAAAGGTGTGCATGTAATGATGTTTCACTGCCATTCATTCCTAATCTGAATATGTGTCCAGGTGAGGTCGTTCCCGGCCAATGGTTTTGGTCTGTATGACATGGTGGGGAATGTGTGGGAGTGGACCTCTGACTGGTGGACTGTATATCATACAACAGAGCAGCAACATAACCCGGTAATGACACGTTGTTGTAATTTAAAGCGTCATTACATTGGTAATGCCATAACATGAGGTTTTGTTTGTCTGAGTATATTCTGCACGTTTCTTTTAGAAAGGGCCGCTGTCGGGCACAGACAAAGTGAAGAAGGGAGGCTCTTACATGTGCCATAAGGTATTTAAAGGACCTCTTCAAATGTAATGTCACCTATAGACAGTCTGATCACGTGGCACGTGGGAAATATTTGTTTGTCTTCATGGTGCTTAATTTTGCTTGTCCTGTCATCCTATGTGGCCGCTCTCTGATAGCCCTCATATCAGTCTGTTCAACTGGTGGCCCGCGGCCCACATACAGCCCTCAGTCTGAGTGTGTGCAaaacaaatacttaaaaaagataattaaaaatacacacaaaataactaataatgtatttttttaatttatcttaaaattatttatgaaaacaaaataacaaaactatatactgtctgaaataaataaaacacaccaaGTGACTAAAAATACCCAAAAGcgcaacagaaatgcacaaaatgacagaaaaactcaCAATACATTAAAACCGCACAAATAAATTCCAAAAACCCACTAAACAACAGACATAAAATAACTCCATcaacacacagaataaaaacacaaataactagtaaaggaaaaacacaagccaacaacagaaacacacagattAAAACGCACCAACCCTTTTTCCTCTCCTATTGGTCATTATGCTTATgacagtcacatgtttgtgagCTGATGTGAGGTCTCTTATGTATACAAAGGTGTTCAGGAGAACATTTGGTGCTGAAAAAATGGTGTGGCATTTATAAACCACCCttacatataattaaaaaaaaaacctttagagagaagtgtttatttatatttatacccatttttttctttgctgtaCTAACTTAATACTTGTCCATTGTGTCCTTCTTGCAGTCCTACTGTTACAGGTACCGATGTGCGGCTCGGAGCCAGAATACACCCGACAGCTCAGCATCGAACCTCGGGTTTCGCTGCGTTTCTCAGGAACAAAGATGACCTGACCTCTCGTTGTTCAGCGTAGATAGTCTTTATAAAGCTGCTCACTAACCGCTGTGTTAAAGGGAAAGTTCATCTATTAAAGTCTTGTTAAAGTTTGACGGGTGAACTATCACCTGACTAAATATTGAGGGATAGTTTTCTGAACAAAGCTGATGTGCATTTTTATTCTGTATAAAGTGGAatctgtttttatatatttttaaagttatttttatatGGTTTTAGGTGAAACTAGgtgttattttgtaaaatgacaTGTTGAACCTTCTTTGTCTTTAAGGTGGTTATTtccattattatattatagtaCAATAATACAGTTTTTCAATGTGGAATGAGTATGAAATAAGTTTTTGTGCTGTTGTATAATATTATTTGGTAGTGTTTAGTGTTAATGAGCTATATTACTGGCTAGCACTACCTTtcctttattttctattttgtcaACATTGTATTTGGTTTCTCTGTTTTTGGTTAAATGACAAGAAACTCTTTGTTGGATGAAATAAATTagtatttgacacttttttcaactGCCTGTTCTTTATTGTGACACCATTAGGGCAGTCAGCATTATTAGAGGATATATACACTTGTGTCTATACTTAATAAATAAGTATATACAAAATCTACTTTATTATTACATTGAGCCAGAGAGACCATTATATTACATATAGTATTGCACACAATGATTTCATGTTTTGTGTTGCATTGTAAAGGCAACTATGGTGTATTCTTTTAATTGCCAAGCCTTTTTTGATatgacatttgaaaaaaaaaaaaagtacaattaaaGAAAATTGATTTGTAATACAACAGTAACTTTGTCTTAcaacccacttattcctgtttaggCTTGCATGGTCTGCTGATGCCTATCTCCAGTTCCTTTAGGCAGAAATACACCCTGCACAggacaccagtccatcacaggtcAAACTGTGAGGCAGACATGTTAACCACTATACCACTGTGCTGCTGATTGatatattttaatgttaaattaatagatacattaaataaactaaacatatatatatattatatgcaATTAATCTATGCATCAAAAATGTAAAGATGGTGCGTGTATTTGTTGTATCATGTAGCATTCACCAGAGGGCAACATTTATCCAAGTATCAGGCAGCTAAAGCTTTGTTCAGAATATTGAACTAAAGCAGATCTGTCCAAAACCAGTCATGGAGGCTTAAAATCCTAGTTTTTCAGCTCCAGTCCATTTAAATCCTCCAGGATTGCAGCCATTCGGGACCAAATTTGAACATCCTTGACCTATATCTGGCAGTGTGAGCAATGCATTAAACAATTATtgagaaaatgaatgaaacacGTCTTGGAAAAAaaggatttacattttatttgatttttcttCTTTAGGATACATAGTGAATAAGAAAATGATCAACTAAGCCAAAGGCATAAAAGTGTAGCCCATGTTAGCAAAGGAAGGAAAACCTCAAAGTATCTAGTGCAACTTAACATACAAGAAAAAGGTTCAAACATTTTGCATTACCAGCAGTTAACATCACATTCATCAACAAACTAAAAGCCTATTCTGTCACAGTATAAATCAAAGTTATAGTTGATACAACAATACTTCACAATTGCTAACGTCAGTTACCGGTTTACCAAGTCTAAACCTTTCAGTCAGCTTTTCATTGAAGTTCATACAAACTCCTTTATCTATCAGAGCGTAACAGACAACCTGttttacaaaacaaagaaataaacactgaTTATACTAATGCTGCATTAGAGCATGGGGCCCTCAGCTGAATAATGAACCCAAAGAGATGTGAGCCTAAAATGCACCAGTGATAAAGAGCTCAGAAGGTCCTAGGCAAGAGATGGAATCAAACAAAGGCGATACGCTATACTAATTAAAAATCCTGCTCTTGGTCACTCTGCCTCTTATTCGCAAAGCTTAGAATACAAAAACATTtgcaactttatttacattttgcacCAAAATGGCAAaagtatgtgtttttttgtgctaCAGGTGAGCCACTCAGGCCTCTTAATGAATCCTTACCACATGTAATAACTACGTGTGGTGTCGACTGAAGAGGGTTTCCCCTCTGTGCTGCCGTCTTTGTCCTTGTCACCCTCAGCCTCCCAGAGGTTTATAAGTGGAGGATAGAGCTCGTTCAGTGGGATGGAGGAAGTCTTTAGCATGTACTTCTTCAGGGAGTGGTGGTAGTTTTGTCTCCTCCATCTGCGAGCCATGTAGAGCCCCACAGTGGCCAAACTGAGGAACGCTAGTATGGTCGACATGACGACCATCACTGCCACACTTGGGTGCTGGTCTGACAAGTCCAGGGCAAAGCTGGTGCTGCGTGTGGTCACATTAACGCAAGACTTGTGCATCTGCAGGTGTATGTTGGAGACTGTGAGGCACACCTCATACTCGGTGGCCGGCTGAAGGTGAGTGAGGTTGTACTCGTGTATATCTACTGGGACGCGTGCGGTGTAGGTGATGTGTGGGTTGTCAATCTTCATGGTTGCTGAGGCCCACTTAAGGTTGGAGGACATGACGTTTGAATTGACCTTCCAGGAAACCAGGATGGAGTGGGATTCCGTCTGCTTGACGTAGATTTTCATAACCTGCTCAGTGTCTCGAAGGGTCCCATTTATACGGATGGAGGTGACCCTTGTGTCTGCACCCTCTGTGTTTTGGGCCACACATGTGTAATGACCAGAATCTTCAACCTGCACATGAGACAATTGCAGGGTCCCCTCACTGCTAAGGTGGTATCGTTCTGACAATGTGTCCGTCGTGATTTTGTTCCCAAGAGGAGTCACCCAGTAGATTTCAGGTTCTGGTTGAGCCATTGCTCGACAATCCAGGCTGACACTTGTCCCAAGCTCCATGTTCAGATGGCTAGGAAATGTGTCATGGGAAATAAGAGGGAGACACTGTTCTGTGGAGCCAAGTAACTTAAGCTCTCTTACCCGCTGGCCTCTGAGCTCAGTAGGTGAGAAGCAGAGCATGGCTAACGGC is a genomic window containing:
- the sumf1 gene encoding formylglycine-generating enzyme gives rise to the protein MLCCTVLFVVCGFVSKVGGAQSSSGADTQELIPGEASSCGCDQLKRAAGAAEVKEEEDGAKRAGKYSKHTNERTTEAQQGTQSQMVHIPGGEFLFGTDDPGIPADGEGPQRLVHVDSFYMDVQEVTNQQFEGFVNATGYRTEAETFGDSFVFEGSLSEAVKNEITQAVAAAPWWLPVKGASWRHPEGPDSNITERMDHPVLHVSWADAVAFCTWVNKRLPTEAEWELACRGGLKDRLYPWGNKLKPKEQHYANLWQGDFPTHNSAEDGFIQTSPVRSFPANGFGLYDMVGNVWEWTSDWWTVYHTTEQQHNPKGPLSGTDKVKKGGSYMCHKSYCYRYRCAARSQNTPDSSASNLGFRCVSQEQR